Within the Acidimicrobiales bacterium genome, the region CGAGCGAATCTGCAAACTTCGTGGACAAAGGTGGCACCGGCGCCGACCCGAGCTCTTCGAGGAGCTCCTCGATGTCGCGGCTCATGGTTTCACCTCCAACTCGCGCTTCAGCGCTTTCAGAGACCGGTGCACCAGCACCGCCATCGTGCTGCGCGACACACCCATCGCCTCGGCGGCCTCCTCGTTGGACAGTCCCGACAGGTAGCGCAACGCCAAGGCCTTTCGATACCTGGGTTTGATCCGGTCGAGCGCCTCGCGCACCACGCTCGACTCCTCGTCCCGCACGACGTCGTCGATGGGGTCTTCGCTGTCGTTGACCAGCCTCGACATCGCAACTTGGCCTCGCTCGCTGGCGGGGCGTGCAGCCCGTCGGTGGTGATCGTTCATCTGGTTCGCCGCGATACGAAACAGCCAAGCGGCGAATCCGCCGCCACGCGGCTCGAAGCGGGGAAGGTTGCGGAAGGCCTTCTCGAAGACCAGCGCGGTGACGTCCTCGGCGATCTCCCTGCTGGCACACCGCCGGTACGCGAACGCATAGATCTGGGGCAAGTAGTGCCGGTACAGCGCCGCGAAGGCGTTGGCATCGCCATGTCGAGCCCGCTCGATGAGCGCTGCCTCGTTGGCCAACGCACCATCGGACTCTTCCACCTGCCTGCCTCGGGTCGCGACCTTCACCTCCGCTGCGTACATACTCCCATTCCAACGACCAGCCCTGCCAGCAATGACATCTGAACCTCTGTGTTCTTGCAACAGGCCACTTGTGCTCGCCGACTGTTCTCTTGCACGTCGCGACCGGCTATCCTTTCGCCCTTCATGGGTTCACTCGTAAAGAAGCGCCGCAAGCGGATGCGCAAGAAGAAGCACAAGAAGATGCTTCGTCGCACCCGCTTCCAGCGCCGCTAAACAACCGACGTATCAAACGACCAACCGGGTCGGACTCCCAGGCGGCCATTCGGGACACCGAATCGACTGATCCTAGGGAGTCTGGCCCGCTTTTTCGCGCCCGTACCCGGCCCGAACCGTGCTTGCCACGACCGACCTGACGCCACGATGGACCAGTTCGTGGCTTCCCTCGACATACCAGGTGCCGCCCGAGCCTGCCAGCCTCGGCTGAACACCGCACACCTCGGCGAGGGCATCACGCCAGTGCGCCAGCTCGGGGAACGCGGCCAGCGCTGCCGGCTCGAGGTCGTTGCCGTT harbors:
- a CDS encoding sigma-70 family RNA polymerase sigma factor, which translates into the protein MKVATRGRQVEESDGALANEAALIERARHGDANAFAALYRHYLPQIYAFAYRRCASREIAEDVTALVFEKAFRNLPRFEPRGGGFAAWLFRIAANQMNDHHRRAARPASERGQVAMSRLVNDSEDPIDDVVRDEESSVVREALDRIKPRYRKALALRYLSGLSNEEAAEAMGVSRSTMAVLVHRSLKALKRELEVKP
- a CDS encoding AURKAIP1/COX24 domain-containing protein → MGSLVKKRRKRMRKKKHKKMLRRTRFQRR